A single window of Eucalyptus grandis isolate ANBG69807.140 chromosome 1, ASM1654582v1, whole genome shotgun sequence DNA harbors:
- the LOC104431450 gene encoding protein STRICTOSIDINE SYNTHASE-LIKE 10-like, translating into MASTLGVVGIALAIAAVVLALNPPTHLLHPPPVPGARDCLHASRVVPVTGAFGPESLAFDPSGGGPYTGVADGRILKWEGDERGWVDFAFTSSRRKDCIRPFAPELEHVCGRPLGLRFDKKTGDLYIADAYFGLMVVGPDGGLATLVASEAEGKPFRLTNDLDIDESEDVIYFTDSSTTFQRRQFLSACLSGDKTGRLMKYDKSSKELKVLLRGLTFPNGVALSKDGLFLLVVETATYRILRLWLKGPNAGKLDIFAELPGFPDNIRRNSRGEFWVALHSKKGPASRFFLSSSLIGNFALRLPISFQQLHSLVVGGKADAIAIKLGEEGEILEVVEDAEGKTVQFLSEVEERDDKLWIASVMRPFIAIYDLN; encoded by the exons ATGGCTTCGACGCTCGGGGTAGTCGGGATAGCACTAGCAATCGCAGCCGTCGTCCTAGCTCTGAACCCGCCGACCCACCTCCTCCACCCGCCTCCTGTCCCAGGAGCCCGCGACTGCCTCCACGCTTCCAGGGTGGTGCCCGTCACGGGAGCGTTCGGGCCCGAGAGCCTCGCCTTCGACCCGAGCGGCGGTGGCCCGTACACCGGCGTCGCCGACGGCCGGATCCTCAAGTGGGAGGGCGACGAGCGTGGGTGGGTCGACTTCGCTTTCACTTCCTCACGGAG GAAGGATTGCATTCGCCCATTTGCACCGGAGTTGGAGCATGTCTGTGGAAGGCCTCTAGGACTACGTTTCGATAAGAAAACTGGAGATCTCTATATTGCGGATGCGTACTTCGGGCTAATGGTGGTGGGTCCAGATGGTGGTTTGGCTACTCTGGTGGCCAGTGAAGCTGAAGGCAAACCCTTCCGGCTCACCAATGATCTGGACATCGATGAAAGCGAAGATGTGATTTACTTCACAGACTCGAGCACAACTTTCCAAAGAAG ACAATTCCTGAGTGCATGTCTAAGTGGAGACAAAACTGGCCGGCTAATGAAGTATGATAAGTCGAGCAAGGAACTGAAAGTCCTATTGCGAGGGCTCACTTTTCCCAACGGAGTAGCGTTGAGCAAAGACGGTTTGTTTCTGCTGGTGGTGGAAACCGCTACTTACCGAATCTTGAGGCTTTGGCTTAAGGGCCCTAATGCAGGAAAGTTGGACATCTTTGCTGAGTTGCCTGGTTTCCCAGACAACATCAGGAGGAACTCCAGAGGCGAGTTCTGGGTCGCCTTGCACTCCAAGAAAGGACCGGCCAGTAGGTTCTTTCTTTCCAGTTCACTCATTGGGAATTTCGCTCTAAGACTGCCGATCAGCTTCCAGCAGCTGCACTCGCTAGTTGTGGGAGGGAAAGCTGATGCCATCGCCATCAAGCTGGGTGAGGAAGGAGAAATTCTGGAAGTGGTGGAAGACGCGGAGGGGAAGACCGTGCAGTTCCTCAGCGAAGTTGAAGAGAGGGATGATAAGTTATGGATTGCGTCGGTGATGAGGCCTTTTATTGCCATTTACGACTTGAACTGA
- the LOC104444216 gene encoding protein STRICTOSIDINE SYNTHASE-LIKE 10, with translation MATKLGGAAVALAVAAVVLALNRPTNLLHPPPVPGARDRLHASRVVPVAGAFGPESLAFDPSGGGPYTGVADGRILKWEGDERGWVDFAFTSSQRKECIRPFAPELEHICGRPLGLRFDKKTGDLYIADAYFGLMVVGPDGGLATLVANEAEGEPFWFTNDLDIDESEDVIYFTDSSTNFHRRQFMNSCLSGDKTGRLMKYDKSSKELKVLLRGIAFANGVALSKDGMFLLMAETATCRILRFWLKGPNAGKFDIFAELPGYPDNIRRNSRGEFWVGLHAKRGPVARFLLSNSLIGNFALRLPISFQQLHSLFVGGKADATAVKLGTEGEILEVLEDREGKTLQFISEVEERDNKLWIASVMRPFLGIYDLN, from the exons ATGGCTACGAAGCTCGGAGGAGCCGCGGTGGCGCTAGCGGTCGCGGCCGTCGTGCTAGCCCTGAACCGACCGACCAATCTCCTCCACCCGCCTCCCGTCCCCGGAGCCCGCGACCGCCTCCACGCTTCCAGGGTGGTGCCGGTCGCCGGAGCGTTCGGGCCCGAGAGCCTCGCCTTCGACCCGAGCGGCGGGGGCCCGTACACCGGCGTCGCCGACGGCCGGATCCTGAAGTGGGAGGGCGACGAGCGCGGGTGGGTCGACTTCGCTTTCACTTCCTCCCAGAG GAAGGAATGCATTCGCCCATTTGCACCGGAGTTGGAGCATATTTGTGGAAGGCCTCTAGGCTTACGTTTCGATAAGAAAACTGGAGATCTCTACATTGCAGATGCGTACTTCGGGCTTATGGTGGTGGGTCCAGATGGTGGTTTGGCCACTCTGGTGGCCAATGAAGCTGAAGGCGAACCCTTCTGGTTCACGAATGATCTGGATATCGATGAGAGCGAAGATGTGATTTACTTCACAGACTCGAGCACAAATTTCCACAGAAG ACAATTCATGAATTCATGTCTAAGTGGAGACAAAACTGGCCGGTTGATGAAATATGATAAGTCGAGCAAGGAACTGAAAGTCCTTTTGCGAGGAATCGCTTTTGCCAATGGAGTAGCGTTAAGCAAAGACGGCATGTTTCTGTTGATGGCGGAAACTGCTACTTGCCGAATCTTGAGGTTTTGGCTTAAGGGACCTAACGCAGGAAAGTTTGACATCTTTGCCGAGTTGCCTGGCTACCCAGACAACATCAGGAGGAACTCCAGAGGCGAATTTTGGGTTGGCTTGCACGCAAAGAGAGGACCGGTCGCGAGGTTCCTTCTTTCCAATTCTCTCATTGGGAATTTTGCTCTAAGACTGCCGATCAGCTTCCAACAGCTGCACTCGCTGTTTGTGGGAGGGAAAGCTGATGCCACCGCTGTCAAGCTGGGCACGGAGGGAGAAATTCTGGAAGTATTGGAAGACAGGGAGGGAAAGACCCTGCAGTTCATCAGTGAAGTTGAAGAGAGGGATAATAAGCTGTGGATTGCGTCGGTGATGAGGCCTTTTCTCGGTATTTACGATTTGAATTGA